The DNA segment GATGCAAAAGTTTCACAGTTTTTCCTGAGATTTATTCTTTCCAATCCGGCATTGAAATATGCATGGTGGGTGCTATTAGGAGGGCTGGTTCTATTTATTTTCTTTAATGCTAAAAGAAAGCAGCGTATTGTTCCAATTATAGAACCGTTGAAAAATACATCCGTTGATTTTGTGAAAAGTATTGGAAACCTATACCTTCAGGAGGGTGATTTTCATGATATGATGGCTAAAAAAGCACAATACTTCCTTAATAAAGTAAGGATGGATCTCCTCATCGACACACAGCATCTGGACGCTGAATTTGCCAAGAAACTTCAGCTAAAAACCGGCAAACCTATGGAAATGATTGATGAAGCAATGAATCTGATCAAAAAGGCACAAGATCCGTATGCACAGGTAATGAAAGAAGATCTTGGAAAAATGAATAAATTGCTTGACGAAATAATTTAAAAAAGTATAACAATCTAAAAATATCACAATGTAACAACTCTCCTGGGTGGTACATCGGTAAATTGTTAAATTATATTATATGGAAAATTTTGAAAACCCCAATACAGAAGACCAGCATTCTATACATCTTGATAAAAAAGAAGACCAGTTTCAGTCTAGGATAGATATGATTGAGCTTAGAACAAGTCTGGAAAAAGTAAAGTCCGAAATTGCCAAAGTAATCGTGGGGCAGGAAAGCATGGTAGAACATCTTTTGGCTGCACTTTTATCAAACGGACACGTTCTTATCGAAGGTGTTCCCGGAGTTGCAAAAACCATTACTGCAAAATTGCTGGCAAAAACCATTGATGTAGGCTTTAGCAGAATCCAGTTTACGCCGGATCTTATGCCTTCTGATATTTTGGGTACTTCGGTTTTTAATGTAAAAAATTCCGAATTTGAATTTAAAAAAGGCCCTATTTTTTCAAACTTTATTTTGATTGACGAGATCAACAGGTCACCCGCAAAAACACAGGCCGCCTTGTTCGAGGTAATGGAAGAAAGACAGATTACGATGGATGGAACACGCTACATTATGGAAGAACCCTTTCTTGTAGTGGCAACCCAGAATCCTATTGAACATGAAGGTACCTATCGACTGCCGGAAGCGCAGCTTGATCGTTTCCTGTTTAAAATCAATGTAGGATATCCTGATCTGCAGCAGGAAATTGCCATCATAAAAAATCAGCACGAAAATAAAACGGAAGACAAAACAGATGTAGTAAACCGCGTTATCACGGCTCAGCAGTTTAAAAATTACCAACAGCTTGTAAAAGAGATTATTGTTGAGTCGCATTTGATGGAATACATCGCCAAGATTATTGTGAATACAAGGGAAAATCAGTTCCTGTATCTGGGAGCTTCTCCAAGGGCAAGTCTTGCATTGCTAACAGCCTCTAAAGCTTTTGCTGCATTGAGAGGAAGGGATTTTATAACTCCTGAGGATATCAAAGAATCGAGTTATGCCGTATTGAGACACAGAGTAATCGTATCGCCTGAAAGAGAAATGGAAGGCCTTACCGCTGATGAAATTATCAGACAAATTTTAGAAGGAATTGAAATTCCCAGATAGAAGGATCATTCAACTGCTATCTGCAACCTGAAAGCCGACATTTAAAAATGAAAAACTTATACATCAATACGCGCTTTTTTTACGTGCTCATCGGAGTGGGAATCCTGTATGTCTTTGCATTCTTCTTCCCGTTTCTTATGTGGGCGGCGCATATTGCTTTACTGCTTTGCTTTTTAGCGGTAATGGTAGATGCTCTCTTTGTTTTTAACAAAAATAAAGGAATTTCGGCACAAAGGATTTTGCCTGAAAAATTATCCAACGGAGATGAAAATCCTGTGAAAATCGATATTAAAAATAATTATGATTTTAAAATTTCGGTTAAGGTAATCGATGAGATACCTTTTCAATTTCAGAAGAGGGATTTTCTGATTGAAAAACAAATTTTCCCGGGAAGAAATACCTTTTTTCAATATATTCTTGAGCCTAAAGAGCGCGGAGAATATAATTTCGGAAGCCTGAATGTGTATGTTTCTTCACCTTTAGGTTTTGTGTCTAAAAGATTTAATTTTCAGAAAGATGCCAATCTGCCTTCTTATCCTTCTTTCATCCACCTGAGAAAATATGAACTGATGGCTATTCAGAGCGAATTTCTATTAGGAGGAATTAAAAAAATAAGAAAGCTGGGCCATACCATGGAGTTTGAGCAGATTAAAGAATATGTACCGGGAGATGATATCAGGACGATCAACTGGAAAGCAACATCCAAGACAAACCGGCTGATGGTAAACCAGTTTCAGGACGAAAAATCCCAACGGATCTTTATGCTGATCGATACCGGAAGAACGATGAAGATGCCTTTTAAAGGATTGAGCCTGCTGGATTATTCCATCAATGCAACAATGGCTTTATCCCATATTATCCTGAAAAAAGGAGACCGGGCCGGGATGATGACGTTCTCTAAAAAAACGGAAAATAAAATTGCCGCAGAAAACAAATCGGGTCAGCTCAGAAAAATATCAGAAGCGCTTTATAATATTAAAACCGATTTTTTTGAAAGTGATTTTAGCAGGCTGTATCAGGATGTGAAATATTCTTTGAACCAGAGAAGTCTTATACTGCTGTTCACCAATTTCGAAACGCTGGACGGACTTAACCGTCAGTTGAAATATTTACGTGGCATCGCTAAAAACCATCTGTTGGTAGTGGTTTTCTTTAAAAATTCTGAACTTCAGACGCTGATTAATAAAAATCCGGAAAATATGCAGGAAATTTATGATGAGATTATTGCCGAAAAATTTGAGTTTGAAAAGAAACTGATTATTCAGGAACTTAGAAAATACGGGATTTATACGGTTTATACACTTCCTGAAAACTTGAATATCGATGTTATCAATAAATACCTGGAGATAAAAGCGAGAGGAATTTTATAATTTTGCAATAAGCAATAAGCAATAAGCAATAAGCAATAAGCAATAAGCAATAAGCAATAAGCAATAATGAAAATAACACTTAACAGAATCAACGACGATTTTTTGTTTGAATGTACCAACGCTCAGGGAAATTCAATTCTTCTCGATAATACAACACAACCGGGCGCAAAAGGTGTTTCGCCTATGGAAAGTGTTCTGATGGCCGTTGCAGGCTGCAGCGGGATTGATGTTGTTTCTATCCTGAAAAAGCAAAGACAGGAAATTACAGACTTTAAAGCTGAGGTAGAGGGAGAAAGAATTCAGGTTGACGATGCAAAACCTTTTAAATCCATCAAAGTAAAATTTTTACTGGAAGGAAATATCGATCCTAAAAAAGCTCAGAAAGCAGCCCAGTTGTCATTTGAGAAATACTGTTCTGTTTCCAAAACCCTGGAACCGACTGTAGAAATAGGATTTGAAGTTTTGGTTAACGGAGAAGTTGTTCAGCCTTAGGCTGTTTATACTAACAAAAAGAAACCCGCGGATAAGAATTATCCGCGGGTTTTTTAATATAATTTATAATTATTATTTCTTGATGGTTTTCATGCTTTTCAGAGAGCCGTCTTTCATTTGTAAAGTCAGGATGTACATTCCGGATTTTAGTCCTCCTAAAAATACTGTTGAAGAAGGGTTTTCAATGGTTTTTACCACTACTCCCGAAAGATCTGTTATTACTGCCTTTCTCACATTTTCGGCCTTCTCAAGGTATAAAGTATCCACAAACGGGTTAGGATGCGCAATTCTTTCTTTTTCTTTTACGGTAACTTCATTTGTTGCCAAAGCTAAAGGTTCCAGGGTAACTGTTACGGTAAATGTGTTGTTATCAACTTTATTATATTCTGCAGTGCAATCTGATCCTCCGTATGTTCTCCATGCTCTCAGCTCGAAATTTACGGTTCCCGTAAGATCATTAGCCAGCGTGAGTCCTGTTCTGTTGTAAGAATACGTGCCTGAAGAAGATCCGGATCCTGAGGTTACTGAAGGTTCTGTAACATTGTTGGTTGTACAAACCAAAAGACTTCTTTGCTCACCCATCCATCCGTTTGAAGCGGTAGACATTTTATAAGAAACGGCTGTAGATTTTATTTTATATCCCGAAGGCACGTTTACACTTAAGGTTCCTGCGCAGTTCGTAGTGGATGAAGTGGTAACGCCGGAATTGTTATATTGTGTATTGATGTCGCCGGCTGTATAAAGTGTGCTGATCTGTCCCGGTGTAAATTCTTTCATTTTCCAGAAACTTTGTGAAGAACCTCCGCAATTCGATCTTACCCAGAAATAATATGTTTGCCCTGTTGTAAGTTGATTAAGAGTTACTGTAGTTCCTGAAGTCACATTTCCTGTAGGAACTGTTGTTGCTGTAGGAGCTGTAGGTGAAGTACTGTAATAATATTGATACCCGGAAGCAGGCGCACTTGCCGGTGCTGTCCAGCTTAGTGTTGCTTCTGTCATGGTAGTGGTAGCCGTGATATTTGTTGGTGTGCTGCATGCATTATAGGCGTCTGCCGCAAAAGCAAAGATGTTAGGAATACCTCCCGTTCCAACTTTTGTTACCGTTACACTCTTTACACTTTTCGACTGATTGGCTGTGCTGATAGCCAAAGGAATCTGATATAACCTAGGATTGGTTCCCGAACCGGATTCAAGATTATCGTTGTTTAAATTGATTCTCCCGATTCCCTGAATCGCATAGCTGCTTCCGCCGTACCAGTCGGAAATGCTAATTGCAGAGAACGTCTGAGAAGTATTATCTGTAAAATTGACGTCTACATCTACGGTACAGGCTCCGCTTCCTCCCGTTGCCAGCATATATACTGTAATGGCCTGCATTGGTGTCGTGAAAATTAAAGTACCGTTGTCGTTGGCATTTTGAAGTCTGAGGGTATTGTTTGAACTGTAAGCGCCAAGTTGGTAAGATAAGCCGGATGTTGAAGCTACAACAGAATTGATAATTCCATTTGTAGGAAGTCCGTACGTAAGTGGATTGCTTGTTGCGGTCAGTTGAAAATCCCGTGAAATAAAAGCATAGCTTACACCATCTACATCATTGTTAGTGGAAGATGCTGAAGGACCAACACCATTGGCAATAACATCAGCATTGAAACCACTCTGGATAGACAGCGGCTGATATTCCTGGGCATTGAGTTGATAATTGCATACAGCTGAAAGTACCAAAGCTGTAAGAGGTAGTAATTTTCCTTTCATAAGAAATAGTTTATTAAATTTATTTGCTAATATAGATATTATAATGTTAAAAAATCAATCCAAATTTAAAAATATTATAAATATTATATTTATTTTACAGTAATAATGTTTTTATATTAATGATTAAATAGATTTTAACTATATTTGTGAATTCTATCATTGAAAGAATTAATAAAGTGTGGTATATGAAAAAAGCCTCTGAAGAGAGGCTTGTAATGAGTAAAATACTTTTAGAATGACATTCTTGGTTTCAGCAGCTTTGCAACGGTTGCTGTCCATCCGGTCTGATGGGATGCTCCTATTCCCCGGCCGTTGTCACCATGGAAGTATTCAAAGAATGTAATATAATCTTTAAAATTTTCATCATAATTGAATTTGGCGTTTCCTCCGTTAAAAGGACGCTGTCCTACCTCATCTTTTAGAAAAATAGAACATAATCTATTGCTTATATTTTGGGCTACCTCATCAAGATTTCTTTTATCTCCGCTTCCCGTTGGAAGTTCTACCTTCATGCTGTTTCCGTAATAAAAATGGAACCGCTGTAAACTCTCCACAATAAGGAAATTGATAGGAAACCATATCGGGCCTCTCCAGTTGCTGTTCCCTCCGAACATTCGGCTGTCACTCTCTGCCGGTGTATAATATACAACATTCTGTGTTCCGTGAACAGAAAAGACAAATGGATTTTCTTCATATACCTTAGACATAGCACGTATTCCATAATCGCTTAAAAATTCTTTTTCATCCAGCATACGGCTCAGTACTTTTGTAAGTCTTGTTTTTCTGAGAATGCTCATCAGGTGCTTTCTTCCCTGGCCTTCTTCTTCCCAGTGGGAAACAAGTTTTGTAAGTTCGGGTTTATTTTTCAGCACCCAATCCATTCTTTCAACAAAATTAGGCATCTTATCAAGCAGGTGATGATCTATAATTTCTACGGCAAACATCGGAATAAGGCCTACAATGCTTCTCAGTTTCAGGGAGACACTGTCTCCGTTTCCAAGCTGTAAGACATCATAGAAAAATCCGTCTTCTTCATTCCAGAGTCCTTTTGTCCCGTCGCCCAGGTTCTCCATGGCTTCAGCAATATAAAGATAATGTTCAAAGAACTTAATGGCCATATCTTCGTACACCTGATAATATTGGGCAAGTTCCATTGCAATACGCATCATATTCAATGCATACATCGCCATCCAGCTGGTTCCGTCTGCCTGTTCCAGATGCTGCCCGTCTTTTAATACCATATTCCGGTCAAAAGCACCAATATTATCAAGGCCCAAAAATCCTCCTCCGAAGATATTTTTTCCGTTTTTATCCTTTCGGTTTACCCACCATGTGAAATTAAGAAGCAGCTTTTGGAAAACTTTTTCTAAAAATAAAAGATCGGGCTTTCCGTTCTGTTTTTCATCAATCTTGAAAACCCTGAAACAAGACCAGGCATGTACAGGCGGATTTACATCGCTCAGGTTCCATTCGTAAGCAGGAAGCTGTCCGTTTGGGTGCATATACCATTCCTTTGTAAGCAATAGAAGCTGTCCTTTTGCAAACTCGGCATCAATCAGAGCGTACGGAACACAATGAAACGCAAGATCCCAGGTAGCGTACCAAGGATATTCCCACTTATCAGGCATTGAGATAATATCTTTATTATGGAGATGGTTCCATTCCGTATTTCTTACATAATTTGAGAAATCACGAGGCGCTTCATAATTAGGATCACCTTTGAGCCATTTTCCGACATTGTAATGGTAAAACTGTTTATTCCAGAGCAATCCGGCAAAAGCCTGCCTTTGTACATTTCTTTCATCTTCGTTTGTTACATCATTCTGGATTTCCTCATAAAATTCGTTGGCTTCAGTAATTCGTGCACTGAAGATTTCATCAAAATTTTCAAAAGGTTCGTCAAGATCTTGTGGAGAAAGTCTGAAGTCAAAAGATTTCGATTCTCCGGCTTCAATAATTTCATCCAGCAGGAACGAAGCTTTAGTCCCTGTTTTTTCCGGATTTATAGTATTGCTGCCATAAATAATATAATCATTAATCCCGTCTTTAAAATAGGTGTTTCCGGGATAAGGAGCTCCGTATAATTTGGGATTATTGGTTTCATTTTCGCAAAAAACACTTTCCGCGTCCGTGTCTCTTGAATAGAATTTTTTAATCGAAATACTATCATGCTGAATATTAATGCAGCCGTCGTGCGAAGCCACAGTTTGTCCTTTGTAGGTATTATAACCCCATTTCCAGTTATTTCTGAACCACACTGTTGGTGCAATTATTATTGGGGCGGCATTATCACTCCTGTTAAAAACCGTTACCCGTACTAAGAAGTCGTTGTGATCCGCTTTGGCATATTCAATAAAAATATCAAAATATTCGTCCTTGTCAAAAATCCCGGTATCGAAAATTTCGTATTCTGCTTCCTTTTTGCCTCTTCTGGCATTTTCTGCACGGATGTCGTCATAAGGGAAAGCGTTGATAGGATATTTATACAGCATTTTCATGTAGCTGTGAGTGGGCGTGTTGTCCAGGTAGTAAAAGATCTCCTTAATATCTTCACCGTGATTTCCCTGAGGATTACTCAGTCCGAAAAAACGCTCTTTTACCATCTTATCTTTCTTATTCCAGAATGAAAGGGCAAAACAAAAAATCTGTTTGGCGTCTGAGATTCCCGCGATACCTTCTTCCCCCCATCGGTAAGCGTAGCTTTCTGCATTATTATGGTTGGCAAAATTCCATGCATCGCCATTGGGACTGTAATCTTCCCTTACATTCCCCCATTGCCGGTTACTGACGTATGGTCCCCAGTTTTTCCAGTCTGTGTTTTGTAATCTATGTTTTTCAGCAATCATATCTCATCATTTTTCATTACGAAGGTAGCCTTTTTGTTAAAAAATTCCAACTTCCTTAATTTGAATTAAACTTAATATCATGCCGAAAAGCCTTTTAAATGAGGCGTTGAAGTGTTAAGTTAAATTTTTATAAAAAATTGAAATAAAAGTTTTATCTTTGCACCATTCGTTCATTCAAATATTGAAAATGTTATCAAGAAAGGTTGAGGGATTAGACCCGATGAAACCTTAGCAACCCTTTGCGCAAGCAAAGAAGGTGCTACGTTCTACCAAATAATTTGGACAGATAACTTACCTGAAGTTCTTTTCAGCCATTTCCTGTGGCATTTTCAATTGTATTTAAAATAAATAAAATTGAAAGCAGAACTAAGACATATTAATTTTTCGTATCACACCAATTCCGGAAGGGAATACAATATCTCGTTAAGCTATCAGCTGTTCGGGAGAGAATTGTTTTCTGCACCGGTAATTCTCGTAAATCATGCTTTAACCGGAAATTCGGATGTTGCTGGAGAAAAAGGATGGTGGAAAAAATTGATTGGAAAAAAGCAGATTATTGATACACATCAGTACACCGTTTTGTGCTTCAATATTCCGGGAAATGGCTATGATGATTTTTTCATAGAAGATTATGAATATTTTACGGCATCAGACATTGCCAATATCTTTTTACAGGGTCTTGAAATTTTAAATATTAAAAGCTTACATACTATTATCGGGGGCTCTCTGGGAGGAGGTGTCGGCTGGGAAATGCTGGTTAAAAATCCGGCACTCGCTGAAATATTTATTCCTATTGCCTGTGATTTTAAAACCCACGACTGGCTTCATGCGCAATGTCTTGTTCAGAAATTTTTATTAAATCATAAGGAAGAACCCGTGCAAAAGGCAAGAATTCATGCCATGTTATGTTACAGAACACCGGAATCGTTAAATGACAGATTTCAAAACAGATACAATCATGAGAAGGAGAGGTTGGAGTCGGAAGACTGGCTCATTTATCACGGTAATGCGCTGAACGAAAGATTTAGTTTACCATCATACCGGTTAATGAATCAGTTGCTGATGACCATTGATGCGGATGAGTCCGAACTGAAAAGGATAAAGGCTCAGATACATCTCATTGCTGTAGATACGGATCTTTTCTTTCCCGCTTCCGAAATCCGAATGTGCTTTGAAAAATTAAAAAAAGATAAAGAGAATGTATTCTACCATGAAATTAAATCAATTCATGGTCATGATGCTTTCCTAATGGAATATGAACAATTAAATACGATCATTAAAAATATTTTGTAGGAGATGAAAAGCAATGCAAACGAAATAAAATTTTTGAGAAACAGGTCAATCATCAAATTTGAAGGAGAGGATTTCTTAGGAGAAATCGGTATTGACGGAAGAATTTTTAAAGCGCTTACGTTAGCGAGAATCAGTGTTGGGGTTATTTCACAGCAGGCGATAGAAAACGGGATTTCCATTCTTGTACAGGAAAGCGATTCCGAAAAAGCAGTGAATTGTCTTATTGATGAATTTGAAGCAGAAAGAAAATCGGGCAAGGTTTCCCAGATTTATAGTATCAACAACGTATCGGTTTTAGGCTTTGTTGCGGAAGATTTAAATAAAATACTGGCTGAGCTGGCCAGAAATAATGTTTTCCCGCTGTTGCTTAATCAGATTGCAGCAGAGAAAAGAGTAAATATTGTGGTTACTTCTTCTCAGGACGAGAAAGCGAAAAATATCATAGAATCTGAAATTTCTAAAAAGCCAAAAACAGTTCATCTGGCCATTATCGGCCATGGAAACGTAGGAAAAACCTTAATAGAACAGGTTCTGGAGTCTTCAGAAGAAATTAAAAGAAGGAAAAAAATCGATCTTAAAGTAGTAGCTGTTGCCAATTCAAAAAAAATTGCCTTTAACAAAAAAGGGTTTGACAGCAACTGGAATGATGAGGTTTTAACAGCGGAAATTCCGTCAGATGTTCAGGAACTGATTAATTTTTCGAAAGAAAATCAACTTGAAAATCTGATTGTAGTAGATAATACGGCAAGCAAAGAATTTGTTAAAAATTATCATGCATTAGCGGAAAACGGATTTGACCTGGTTTCATCTAATAAGATTTTCAACACGCTCCCTATTTCGGAATATCAGCAGCTTCGATATACATTGAACAAAAACAACCGCCGTTATCTTTACGAAACCAATGTAGGAGCCGGTTTACCATTGATTGACACCATAAAGCTTCTACACCTTTCAGGAGAAAATATTACCAGGATTAAAGGGGTTTTTTCCGGAACACTGAGTTATGTTTTCAATAATTTTTCCTTGAGGGATGACGCATTTTCAACGATTATCAATGAAGCACTGGAAAAAGGATATACGGAACCGGACCCAAGAGAAGACCTATCCGGAAATGATGTCGCCAGAAAATTATTGATTTTGGCGAGAGAATTAGATTTAATCAACGAATTTGAAGACATCAATATCCAGAATTTAGTTCCTGAAAGCTTGCTTTCCGTTTCAAAACCGGAATTTCTTTCAAGATTGAACGAGTTGGATGAAGAATATCAAAAGATCAAAAACAATCAGAAATCCGGCCATGTGTTAAGATATGTCGGAGATCTTCACGGTGATTTACAAAAAGAAAAAGGCGAACTTGATGTGAAGCTGATCTCAGTTCCTGCAACCTCCGCTTTAGGACAGTTAAAAGGATCAGACTCCATCTTTGAAATTTACACGGAAAGTTATGGCGAAAATCCAATCGTTATCATGGGAGCCGGTGCCGGAGCCAAAGTTACTGCAAGAGGCGTTTTTGGGGATATTTTAAGAGTAAGTGAAACTAAATAGGACAAATAATTTGAACCCGAAAGGGTTCAATATCAATAGCCTTAGGGGAAACCTATAGAACAAAATAAATTAAACAACCTAAACAACCTTCAAGGTTTTGAAAACCTTGAAGGTTTCAAAAAAATATGGAAAATTATAATTTTGAAACCTCCGCCATAAGAACCCAGACGGAAAGAACTCAGTTTGATGAGCATTCAACACCTTTATATTTAACATCCAGTTTTATTTTTCAGGATGCGGAAGATATGAGGGCGAGTTTTGCGGAAGAAAAACAGAAAAATCTGTACAGCCGGTTTTCAAACCCGAATGTAACAGAATTTACAGAGAAAATAGCCAAAATGGAAGGTGCCGAAGCAGGGTATGCCTTTGCAACGGGAATGGCGGCCATTTATTCAACATTTGCCACGTTATTAAATGCGGGAGATCACATCGTAAGCTGTCAGTCGGTTTTCGGTTCTACCCATACATTGTTTACCAAATATTTCCCGAAGTGGAATATTGAAACAACCTATTTCAAAGCGGAAGATGCTGAAAATGTGGAACAATATATTCAGCCGAACACAAAAATTTTATATCTGGAAACACCTACCAACCCTGCGATCGAGGTTTTGGATTTAGAATTTTTCGGACAGATTGCGAAGAAGCACAATTTAATTTTTATTGTGGATAACTGCTTCGCTACACCTTATTTACAGCAGCCGATAAAATACGGGGCAGATATTGTGGTACATTCCGCAACAAAATTAATTGACGGACAGGGTCGGGTTTTAGGAGGAGTGGCAGTAGGAAGAGAAGATCTCATCCGCGAAATTTACCTCTTTGCAAGGAATACGGGGCCTGCCATGTCGCCTTTCAACGCCTGG comes from the Chryseobacterium nepalense genome and includes:
- a CDS encoding AAA family ATPase, yielding MENFENPNTEDQHSIHLDKKEDQFQSRIDMIELRTSLEKVKSEIAKVIVGQESMVEHLLAALLSNGHVLIEGVPGVAKTITAKLLAKTIDVGFSRIQFTPDLMPSDILGTSVFNVKNSEFEFKKGPIFSNFILIDEINRSPAKTQAALFEVMEERQITMDGTRYIMEEPFLVVATQNPIEHEGTYRLPEAQLDRFLFKINVGYPDLQQEIAIIKNQHENKTEDKTDVVNRVITAQQFKNYQQLVKEIIVESHLMEYIAKIIVNTRENQFLYLGASPRASLALLTASKAFAALRGRDFITPEDIKESSYAVLRHRVIVSPEREMEGLTADEIIRQILEGIEIPR
- a CDS encoding DUF58 domain-containing protein, which codes for MKNLYINTRFFYVLIGVGILYVFAFFFPFLMWAAHIALLLCFLAVMVDALFVFNKNKGISAQRILPEKLSNGDENPVKIDIKNNYDFKISVKVIDEIPFQFQKRDFLIEKQIFPGRNTFFQYILEPKERGEYNFGSLNVYVSSPLGFVSKRFNFQKDANLPSYPSFIHLRKYELMAIQSEFLLGGIKKIRKLGHTMEFEQIKEYVPGDDIRTINWKATSKTNRLMVNQFQDEKSQRIFMLIDTGRTMKMPFKGLSLLDYSINATMALSHIILKKGDRAGMMTFSKKTENKIAAENKSGQLRKISEALYNIKTDFFESDFSRLYQDVKYSLNQRSLILLFTNFETLDGLNRQLKYLRGIAKNHLLVVVFFKNSELQTLINKNPENMQEIYDEIIAEKFEFEKKLIIQELRKYGIYTVYTLPENLNIDVINKYLEIKARGIL
- a CDS encoding OsmC family protein, with protein sequence MKITLNRINDDFLFECTNAQGNSILLDNTTQPGAKGVSPMESVLMAVAGCSGIDVVSILKKQRQEITDFKAEVEGERIQVDDAKPFKSIKVKFLLEGNIDPKKAQKAAQLSFEKYCSVSKTLEPTVEIGFEVLVNGEVVQP
- a CDS encoding T9SS type A sorting domain-containing protein is translated as MKGKLLPLTALVLSAVCNYQLNAQEYQPLSIQSGFNADVIANGVGPSASSTNNDVDGVSYAFISRDFQLTATSNPLTYGLPTNGIINSVVASTSGLSYQLGAYSSNNTLRLQNANDNGTLIFTTPMQAITVYMLATGGSGACTVDVDVNFTDNTSQTFSAISISDWYGGSSYAIQGIGRINLNNDNLESGSGTNPRLYQIPLAISTANQSKSVKSVTVTKVGTGGIPNIFAFAADAYNACSTPTNITATTTMTEATLSWTAPASAPASGYQYYYSTSPTAPTATTVPTGNVTSGTTVTLNQLTTGQTYYFWVRSNCGGSSQSFWKMKEFTPGQISTLYTAGDINTQYNNSGVTTSSTTNCAGTLSVNVPSGYKIKSTAVSYKMSTASNGWMGEQRSLLVCTTNNVTEPSVTSGSGSSSGTYSYNRTGLTLANDLTGTVNFELRAWRTYGGSDCTAEYNKVDNNTFTVTVTLEPLALATNEVTVKEKERIAHPNPFVDTLYLEKAENVRKAVITDLSGVVVKTIENPSSTVFLGGLKSGMYILTLQMKDGSLKSMKTIKK
- a CDS encoding MGH1-like glycoside hydrolase domain-containing protein, coding for MIAEKHRLQNTDWKNWGPYVSNRQWGNVREDYSPNGDAWNFANHNNAESYAYRWGEEGIAGISDAKQIFCFALSFWNKKDKMVKERFFGLSNPQGNHGEDIKEIFYYLDNTPTHSYMKMLYKYPINAFPYDDIRAENARRGKKEAEYEIFDTGIFDKDEYFDIFIEYAKADHNDFLVRVTVFNRSDNAAPIIIAPTVWFRNNWKWGYNTYKGQTVASHDGCINIQHDSISIKKFYSRDTDAESVFCENETNNPKLYGAPYPGNTYFKDGINDYIIYGSNTINPEKTGTKASFLLDEIIEAGESKSFDFRLSPQDLDEPFENFDEIFSARITEANEFYEEIQNDVTNEDERNVQRQAFAGLLWNKQFYHYNVGKWLKGDPNYEAPRDFSNYVRNTEWNHLHNKDIISMPDKWEYPWYATWDLAFHCVPYALIDAEFAKGQLLLLTKEWYMHPNGQLPAYEWNLSDVNPPVHAWSCFRVFKIDEKQNGKPDLLFLEKVFQKLLLNFTWWVNRKDKNGKNIFGGGFLGLDNIGAFDRNMVLKDGQHLEQADGTSWMAMYALNMMRIAMELAQYYQVYEDMAIKFFEHYLYIAEAMENLGDGTKGLWNEEDGFFYDVLQLGNGDSVSLKLRSIVGLIPMFAVEIIDHHLLDKMPNFVERMDWVLKNKPELTKLVSHWEEEGQGRKHLMSILRKTRLTKVLSRMLDEKEFLSDYGIRAMSKVYEENPFVFSVHGTQNVVYYTPAESDSRMFGGNSNWRGPIWFPINFLIVESLQRFHFYYGNSMKVELPTGSGDKRNLDEVAQNISNRLCSIFLKDEVGQRPFNGGNAKFNYDENFKDYITFFEYFHGDNGRGIGASHQTGWTATVAKLLKPRMSF
- a CDS encoding alpha/beta fold hydrolase — protein: MKAELRHINFSYHTNSGREYNISLSYQLFGRELFSAPVILVNHALTGNSDVAGEKGWWKKLIGKKQIIDTHQYTVLCFNIPGNGYDDFFIEDYEYFTASDIANIFLQGLEILNIKSLHTIIGGSLGGGVGWEMLVKNPALAEIFIPIACDFKTHDWLHAQCLVQKFLLNHKEEPVQKARIHAMLCYRTPESLNDRFQNRYNHEKERLESEDWLIYHGNALNERFSLPSYRLMNQLLMTIDADESELKRIKAQIHLIAVDTDLFFPASEIRMCFEKLKKDKENVFYHEIKSIHGHDAFLMEYEQLNTIIKNIL
- a CDS encoding ACT domain-containing protein, whose protein sequence is MKSNANEIKFLRNRSIIKFEGEDFLGEIGIDGRIFKALTLARISVGVISQQAIENGISILVQESDSEKAVNCLIDEFEAERKSGKVSQIYSINNVSVLGFVAEDLNKILAELARNNVFPLLLNQIAAEKRVNIVVTSSQDEKAKNIIESEISKKPKTVHLAIIGHGNVGKTLIEQVLESSEEIKRRKKIDLKVVAVANSKKIAFNKKGFDSNWNDEVLTAEIPSDVQELINFSKENQLENLIVVDNTASKEFVKNYHALAENGFDLVSSNKIFNTLPISEYQQLRYTLNKNNRRYLYETNVGAGLPLIDTIKLLHLSGENITRIKGVFSGTLSYVFNNFSLRDDAFSTIINEALEKGYTEPDPREDLSGNDVARKLLILARELDLINEFEDINIQNLVPESLLSVSKPEFLSRLNELDEEYQKIKNNQKSGHVLRYVGDLHGDLQKEKGELDVKLISVPATSALGQLKGSDSIFEIYTESYGENPIVIMGAGAGAKVTARGVFGDILRVSETK
- a CDS encoding O-succinylhomoserine sulfhydrylase codes for the protein MENYNFETSAIRTQTERTQFDEHSTPLYLTSSFIFQDAEDMRASFAEEKQKNLYSRFSNPNVTEFTEKIAKMEGAEAGYAFATGMAAIYSTFATLLNAGDHIVSCQSVFGSTHTLFTKYFPKWNIETTYFKAEDAENVEQYIQPNTKILYLETPTNPAIEVLDLEFFGQIAKKHNLIFIVDNCFATPYLQQPIKYGADIVVHSATKLIDGQGRVLGGVAVGREDLIREIYLFARNTGPAMSPFNAWVLSKSLETLAIRVEKHCENALKVAEFLEAHPNVELVKYPFLKSHPGYEIAKKQMKLGGNIVAFEIKGGIEGGRNFLDKIKMCSLSANLGDTRTIVTHPASTTHSKLSDHERNEVGITAGLVRCSVGLENVDDIIADLKQALD